A portion of the Thermosipho africanus Ob7 genome contains these proteins:
- a CDS encoding IS110 family transposase — translation MAILAIDVSKSSLSFYSDFIGKGFVDNSPQGIFDLFNKASDSSSDFILVLESTGIYSFDVANYFFQNHIPVFWVKTDNMKLYRKILNRPKTDKIDAKLIFDIASKFPDSLVPFVNNSYIISELRNLTRLYLKLNEDIARLKLRLYSYVSFYFPKLDFKLNKTYESLLKDFTVEEIATMPLEELFEYIAKVSRHIVSSKDLAEKIQSLAKNALRLSPNPSNTLRLSIVSTIELIQHYEKQINLVKKEISKLIKRIPNTLTTVKGIGDITAAGIIAEIGDINRFRNASALASYAGLVWNIKQSGNYKSENTQLTKKGNKYLRTYLVMAANSLRIYDPIFKDYYQRKYTQTTTHKHMRALILSARKLVNLVYYLLKNNVPYVPNR, via the coding sequence ATGGCTATTTTAGCTATTGATGTTTCAAAGAGCTCTCTGTCTTTTTACTCTGATTTTATCGGTAAAGGTTTTGTTGATAACTCTCCTCAAGGCATTTTTGACTTATTTAACAAAGCATCTGATTCCTCTTCTGACTTTATTCTTGTTCTTGAATCTACTGGTATTTATTCTTTTGATGTTGCAAATTATTTCTTTCAAAATCATATTCCAGTCTTTTGGGTTAAAACTGACAACATGAAGCTTTATCGTAAAATTCTCAATCGTCCTAAAACTGACAAAATTGATGCTAAACTTATTTTTGATATTGCTTCTAAATTCCCTGATTCTTTAGTTCCTTTTGTTAATAACTCATATATCATCAGTGAACTACGTAACCTTACAAGACTTTATTTAAAACTTAACGAAGATATTGCCAGACTAAAACTCAGACTTTATTCATATGTTTCTTTTTACTTTCCAAAACTTGATTTTAAATTGAACAAAACATATGAATCATTACTTAAAGATTTTACAGTAGAAGAAATTGCTACTATGCCTCTTGAAGAATTATTTGAGTATATAGCCAAAGTTTCTAGACACATTGTTTCTTCTAAAGATTTAGCTGAAAAGATTCAATCTCTTGCCAAAAATGCCTTGAGGTTATCTCCTAATCCATCTAATACTTTAAGACTTTCTATTGTGTCCACTATCGAATTAATCCAACATTATGAAAAGCAAATCAATTTAGTAAAGAAAGAAATAAGTAAATTGATTAAAAGAATTCCAAATACTCTAACTACAGTCAAAGGAATAGGTGATATTACTGCTGCCGGTATAATTGCTGAAATAGGTGATATCAACCGTTTTAGAAATGCTTCAGCTTTAGCTTCATATGCTGGCCTTGTATGGAACATTAAACAAAGTGGTAACTACAAATCAGAGAACACTCAACTAACCAAAAAAGGAAATAAGTACCTCAGAACATACCTTGTTATGGCAGCAAATTCACTGAGAATATATGATCCAATTTTCAAAGACTATTATCAAAGAAAATATACTCAAACAACTACACACAAACATATGAGAGCTCTTATTTTAAGTGCAAGAAAGTTGGTAAATTTAGTGTATTACTTACTTAAAAACAACGTACCTTATGTACCTAATAGATAG
- a CDS encoding transposase → MLLDFEIGNNREVEHAENMLEDIEGSILFADRGYWQWEFIEKMKEKMKLYVRPRGRKGKEFMEREINRLIYSKRWEIEWYIERLKQRIKMRGMNERTLKAQITYMLLGQQLTMLIDTLSAHPKMIRLIEK, encoded by the coding sequence GTGTTATTAGATTTTGAGATAGGAAATAATAGAGAAGTAGAACATGCAGAAAATATGTTAGAAGATATAGAAGGTTCGATATTGTTCGCAGATAGAGGGTACTGGCAATGGGAGTTTATTGAAAAAATGAAAGAAAAGATGAAGTTATATGTAAGACCTAGGGGAAGAAAAGGGAAAGAATTTATGGAGAGAGAAATAAATAGGTTGATATATAGCAAGAGATGGGAAATAGAATGGTATATAGAAAGGCTGAAGCAGAGGATAAAGATGAGAGGAATGAATGAAAGGACACTAAAGGCACAGATTACATATATGTTACTAGGGCAGCAGTTAACAATGTTAATAGACACACTCTCTGCTCATCCTAAAATGATTAGATTGATTGAAAAATAA
- a CDS encoding type II toxin-antitoxin system PemK/MazF family toxin: protein MIFIQTLSNELKKYILEFWKQVKNLFNVYSDKQLISLFKWLNYFIEKLNYEHSYEPGKLPSFKRGDIVWVNLGHNIGSKLRGRRPVVILEAENNKKDKNIVIAPIRSYNSKGPKKIFEGLVYVGKHEILTKHSYVDLKHIRSISKMRIYRQNNKIIQGKLPNEILDEIDQKLIKLFTKINT from the coding sequence GTGATTTTTATACAAACTCTTTCAAATGAATTAAAAAAATATATTTTAGAATTCTGGAAACAAGTTAAGAACTTATTTAATGTTTATAGTGACAAACAACTTATCTCTTTATTTAAATGGTTAAATTATTTTATCGAAAAACTTAATTACGAACATTCATATGAACCTGGAAAACTACCTAGCTTTAAAAGAGGTGATATAGTTTGGGTAAATTTAGGACATAATATTGGTTCTAAACTTAGAGGGCGCCGACCAGTAGTTATATTAGAAGCAGAAAATAATAAAAAAGATAAAAACATTGTAATTGCTCCAATAAGAAGTTATAATTCAAAAGGTCCTAAAAAAATATTTGAAGGATTAGTTTATGTCGGCAAACATGAAATTTTAACAAAACATAGTTATGTCGATCTTAAACATATTAGAAGTATTAGTAAAATGCGTATTTATAGACAGAATAATAAAATAATACAAGGAAAGTTACCAAATGAAATTTTAGATGAAATAGATCAAAAATTAATTAAACTTTTTACCAAAATTAATACTTGA